A genomic window from Silene latifolia isolate original U9 population chromosome 11, ASM4854445v1, whole genome shotgun sequence includes:
- the LOC141610986 gene encoding disease resistance protein RGA2-like has product MIGRDGVHVLQGLSEPKSWDLFERMAFQAEERDDELVKLGKEIVKKCINVPLAIRIVGSLLRGQSKSKWLSFHDKGLNFIGESTDTMTRILKLSYDQLNPSLKACFMYCAIFPKDWEISKQLLIQLWMAQGYIDSQNLGEDYFFILLQRCFFQDIRKDDFGGIESFKIHDLLHDIAEKVAGEEICRFNFDTSNVGKRVRHLSLVSNSYAQHIFNNNHIRTCLFIMDFQGKSRVDLLLASKSLPKWTCLRSLDLSHSQAKNLPESIGQLLHLRSLDLSSSTRLKVLPKSIAKLINLQTLLLDYCFSLIQLPNDVSKLVNLSTLNVARCEALSCMPSGISMLTCLHTLCQFVVGSRVSSTSKQCFNGLKDLQHLNKLKGSLSIQIAIIRNAKFVREEHGGGAYLRSKEHLQDIVISFRRGEEYGNKESEQALLEEMQPHPNVKTLRLFGYHGETIPRWPGQGDNSVLFDLPNLVTLKIGNCSELLYLPWQIGKLPHLKRLSMWGLSNMEYVADSEALVLGEGSSFFPCLDELEISELPKLKGWWRRSESGSLVVNLNDSGSDQEAHVEWVSPPCFPLLKYLTIDHSEKMTCVPLCPQLKHLGIFDSRTKLYWTDMRSTDCHQPLSSSSYPKSKKLETNNLKWLKSMPIEYTQFLEKINIVKEERMERLGEVNEFPTSLLSSVRTLCIRDCPELVSIRGWLEHLSALEELRIQECRKVELGGMSWHNLAATLQTLDLSGLKEMEELPEGLQYCTSLRYLYIWDCPKLKSMPKWMPKLTSLQVLIIGGCSESLEERCQQPNGEDWPLIQHISNLK; this is encoded by the coding sequence ATGATCGGACGTGATGGAGTGCATGTGTTGCAAGGTTTGTCAGAACCGAAGTCATGGGATTTGTTTGAAAGGATGGCGTTTCAAGCAGAAGAAAGAGATGATGAATTGGTTAAACTTGGCAAAGAGATTGTTAAAAAGTGTATCAATGTCCCGCTTGCTATTAGAATAGTAGGAAGTCTTTTGCGTGGTCAATCCAAGTCTAAATGGCTATCATTTCACGACAAAGGGTTAAACTTTATTGGTGAAAGTACTGATACCATGACCCGCATACTGAAGTTAAGTTATGATCAACTTAACCCTTCCTTGAAGGCTTGTTTTATGTATTGTGCTATCTTTCCCAAGGATTGGGAGATTAGTAAGCAACTGTTGATTCAGCTTTGGATGGCACAAGGCTACATTGACTCACAGAACTTGGGCGAGGACTATTTTTTTATATTGCTTCAAAGGTGTTTTTTCCAAGATATACGCAAGGATGATTTTGGGGGAATTGAGTCGTTTAAGATACATGATCTCTTGCATGATATTGCTGAAAAGGTAGCGGGTGAAGAGATTTGTAGGTTCAATTTTGACACTTCTAATGTGGGTAAAAGAGTTCGTCATCTCTCTCTTGTGAGTAACTCTTATGCACAACATATCTTCAATAATAATCATATTCGTACGTGCCTTTTTATCATGGATTTTCAAGGAAAGAGTAGAGTGGACCTATTACTAGCAAGTAAATCATTACCGAAATGGACATGCTTAAGGTCTTTAGATTTGAGTCATTCACAGGCTAAAAACTTACCAGAATCTATAGGTCAGCTATTGCATCTTAGGAGTTTAGACCTGTCATCCAGTACCCGTCTGAAAGTTCTACCTAAATCAATAGCAAAGTTAATTAATCTACAGACTTTACTATTAGATTATTGCTTTAGTTTAATACAATTACCAAATGATGTGAGCAAGCTAGTTAATCTAAGCACCTTAAATGTAGCTCGGTGTGAAGCGCTGAGTTGTATGCCGTCAGGCATAAGTATGTTGACCTGTCTGCACACTCTATGCCAATTTGTGGTGGGTTCTCGAGTAAGTTCAACTTCAAAGCAATGTTTTAATGGATTGAAAGACTTGCAGCACCTGAATAAATTAAAAGGGAGTTTGAGTATTCAAATAGCAATAATTCGAAACGCAAAATTTGTGAGGGAAGAACATGGCGGGGGTGCTTATTTAAGGAGTAAGGAACACCTACAAGACATTGTTATTAGCTTTAGACGCGGGGAGGAGTACGGAAACAAGGAGTCTGAGCAAGCACTGCTGGAAGAGATGCAGCCTCATCCTAATGTCAAGACATTGAGGTTGTTTGGCTATCACGGTGAGACAATACCGAGATGGCCAGGGCAGGGAGATAACTCGGTATTGTTTGATCTCCCCAATCTTGTCACTTTGAAGATAGGTAATTGCAGTGAGCTGCTCTATCTGCCTTGGCAGATTGGGAAGCTGCCTCACCTTAAAAGGCTATCTATGTGGGGTTTGTCTAATATGGAGTATGTGGCGGACTCAGAAGCACTTGTCTTGGGTGAAGGATCGTCCTTCTTTCCCTGCCTAGATGAGCTTGAGATTTCCGAGTTGCCCAAGTTAAAAGGTTGGTGGCGGAGATCAGAATCAGGGTCCCTCGTGGTCAATCTTAATGACAGTGGGAGCGACCAAGAAGCACATGTAGAGTGGGTGTCACCCCCCTGTTTTCCTCTACTAAAGTATCTCACCATAGATCATAGTGAAAAAATGACGTGTGTTCCTTTATGTCCGCAACTCAAACATCTCGGTATATTTGATTCTAGGACAAAACTATACTGGACAGATATGAGGAGCACAGATTGCCATCAGCCTTTATCGTCGTCGTCGTATCCCAAATCGAAGAAGCTGGAAACCAACAACTTAAAATGGCTGAAATCAATGCCAATCGAGTACACTCAGTTTCTTGAAAAGATAAATATAGTGAAAGAGGAGAGAATGGAGAGGTTGGGAGAAGTAAATGAGTTTCCGACCTCTTTATTGTCTTCCGTGCGAACCCTATGCATCAGAGATTGCCCAGAACTTGTGAGCATAAGAGGATGGTTGGAGCATCTTTCTGCCTTGGAGGAATTGCGTATACAAGAATGTCGAAAAGTGGAATTGGGTGGGATGTCATGGCATAACCTTGCTGCTACCCTTCAGACCTTGGATTTGAGTGGATTAAAAGAGATGGAGGAATTGCCAGAGGGGTTACAGTACTGCACTTCCCTCCGATATCTTTACATTTGGGATTGTCCCAAACTGAAATCCATGCCAAAATGGATGCCCAAACTCACCTCTCTCCAGGTGCTTATCATTGGAGGGTGTTCCGAGAGTCTCGAGGAAAGATGCCAACAACCAAATGGGGAGGACTGGCCCCTCATccaacacatctcaaacttgaAATGA
- the LOC141610984 gene encoding disease resistance protein RGA2-like isoform X2 has translation MEMEICSVHTTKTRKEIICILNAVNPIQIISESVCSISNYKSQLDDLQNTVETVRAVLMDADAKQDSLNFQEMNYVKELKDTVYDADDVLDEFLTLAKRNQLRSNKVKSLFSRFKLLTHKLSSKVTTVNDKLNKIASKSDKFSFKVDYKPLKFAKEETSSFMCDKIIGREEDVEKIIGVLLGSHNVDHSHVSLLAIVGMGGLGKTALAQLVYNDPRISDAFDLKRWTCISDQDQQQWSLKGLLGKVVEGSSIDDKTSLEKIHHEVRKQLGEKKYLLVLDDVWTESYHQWQQFEGNLRVGGRGSWIIVTTHSKTTAQMIAGNQVHELHGLAELESWHLFERMAFQAEERDYELVKLGKEIVKQCTNVPLAIRVVGSLLCGQSLSKWLSFHDKGLDCLSESDDTMTHILKLSYDHLNPFLKACFAYCAIFPKDWVINKKMLIRLWMAQGYINLENLGEEYFRILLQRCFFQDILEDKFGGIESFKIHDLLHDIAEKVAGEEICRFIFDTSNVGKRVRHLSFVSNPHAHHIFNNNHIRTCLQIEGTIDQLLASLSILKWACLRSLDLSNSQAESLPESIGQLLHMRSLDLSFCSYLTVLPKSITKLVNLQTLNLYSCGSLKLLPYDVSKLVDLSTLDIARCNELSCMPAGIGMLTFLQTLCQFVVSCSTSKQCFKGLEDLKHLNKLKGRLKIQIAVLKNAKFLKEEHGGGAYLRNKEHLHTVVINFRRGVEYGSKESEQALLEEMQPHPDVKALKLKGYDGETILRWLSRGDSSALFDYPNLVTLKIQDCSELLYLPWQIGKLPHLKTLNISGLLNIEYVVDAYSETLVSGEGSSFFSSLENLNICELPELKGWWCRSESGLLVVDPNEGGSSGDTHLEWVSSCFPLLKNLTIEYCEKMMLVPLCPRLEYLKIHDSRRQLLWTDMWSTTRHKPPLSRSYPKLKTLEINNLEWLKSMPVEYSQFLVEIYIKGEERQESLGEVKDFFPACLLSSLRTLRIANCPQLKSVGGWLEHLSALEHLYIQECPNMVLGGISWCNLAATLQSLVLRGFKEMEELPEGMLYCTSLRSVLILDWPKLESLPKWMPKLTSLQALELALCSERLEERCQQPNGEDWPLIQHISSLEVW, from the exons ATGGAGATGGAAATTTGCTCTGTTCATACCACAAAAACAAGGAAAGAGATCATATGCATTTTAAACGCAGTAAATCCAATTCAGATAATTAGTGAG TCGGTGTGCTCCATTTCTAATTACAAATCCCAGCTTGATGACCTCCAAAATACTGTCGAAACCGTCAGAGCTGTTCTTATGGACGCTGATGCCAAGCAAGACTCGTTAAATTTTCAGGAGATGAATTACGTCAAAGAGCTCAAAGATACTGTTTACGACGCTGACGATGTACTAGATGAGTTCCTAACCCTTGCCAAGCGGAATCAACTCAGAAGCAACAAGGTGAAATCCCTTTTTTCTCGGTTTAAGCTACTTACTCACAAACTCTCTAGTAAAGTCACAACGGTTAACGATAAGTTGAACAAAATTGCCAGTAAGAGTGATAAGTTTAGTTTTAAGGTTGACTATAAGCCTCTAAAATTTGCAAAAGAGGAGACTTCTTCTTTTATGTGTGATAAAATCATCGGGAGGGAGGAAGATGTGGAGAAGATTATAGGTGTGTTGTTGGGTTCTCATAATGTTGATCACTCACATGTTTCGCTACTTGCCATTGTGGGAATGGGAGGTTTAGGGAAAACCGCTCTTGCCCAACTTGTGTATAACGACCCTAGGATCAGTGATGCGTTTGACCTGAAGAGGTGGACTTGCATTTCTGATCAAGATCAACAACAGTGGAGCTTGAAAGGGCTTTTAGGGAAGGTGGTGGAAGGATCATCCATTGATGATAAAACGTCTTTAGAGAAGATACATCATGAAGTTAGGAAGCAACTTGGAGAGAAAAAATATTTGCTCGTGTTAGATGATGTGTGGACTGAAAGTTATCATCAATGGCAGCAGTTTGAAGGGAATTTGAGGGTAGGAGGAAGGGGGAGTTGGATAATTGTCACTACGCACTCGAAAACAACTGCCCAAATGATTGCAGGAAATCAAGTGCATGAGTTGCATGGTTTGGCAGAACTGGAGTCGTGGCATTTGTTTGAAAGGATGGCGTTTCAAGCAGAAGAAAGAGATTATGAGTTAGTTAAACTTGGCAAAGAGATTGTTAAACAATGCACAAATGTACCCCTTGCTATTAGAGTAGTAGGAAGTCTTTTGTGTGGTCAATCCTTGTCTAAGTGGTTATCATTTCATGACAAAGGGTTAGACTGTCTTAGTGAAAGTGATGATACCATGACCCACATATTGAAGTTAAGTTACGATCATCTTAACCCTTTCTTGAAGGCTTGTTTTGCATATTGTGCTATTTTTCCTAAAGATTGGGTGATTAATAAGAAAATGTTGATTCGGCTTTGGATGGCACAAGGCTACATTAACTTGGAGAATTTGGGCGAAGAATACTTTCGTATATTGCTTCAAAGGTGTTTTTTCCAAGATATATTAGAGGATAAATTTGGGGGCATTGAGTCGTTTAAAATACATGATCTCTTGCATGATATTGCTGAAAAAGTAGCGGGGGAAGAGATTTGTAGGTTCATTTTTGACACTTCTAATGTGGGGAAAAGAGTTCGCCATCTGTCTTTTGTGAGTAACCCTCATGCGCATCATATCTTCAATAATAATCATATTCGTACATGCCTTCAAATTGAGGGTACAATAGACCAGTTACTTGCAAGTTTATCAATACTGAAATGGGCATGCTTAAGGTCATTAGATTTAAGTAATTCACAAGCCGAAAGTTTACCAGAATCAATAGGTCAACTGTTACATATGAGGAGTTTAGATCTCTCATTCTGTAGCTATCTAACAGTTCTTCCCAAGTCTATAACAAAGCTAGTAAATCTACAAACTTTAAATTTATATTCATGCGGTAGTTTAAAACTCCTCCCATATGATGTGAGCAAGCTAGTTGATCTAAGCACCTTGGATATAGCTCGCTGTAATGAGCTGAGTTGTATGCCGGCAGGCATAGGTATGTTGACCTTTCTGCAAACTCTATGCCAATTTGTGGTTTCATGTTCAACTTCAAAGCAATGTTTTAAAGGGTTGGAAGACCTAAAACACCTGAATAAATTAAAAGGGAGATTGAAGATTCAAATAGCGGTACTTAAAAATGCAAAATTTCTGAAGGAAGAACATGGTGGGGGAGCCTATTTAAGGAATAAGGAACATCTACATACGGTTGTTATTAATTTTAGACGTGGAGTGGAGTATGGAAGCAAGGAGTCTGAGCAAGCATTGCTGGAAGAGATGCAGCCTCATCCTGATGTCAAGGCGTTAAAGCTGAAGGGGTATGACGGTGAGACAATACTGAGGTGGCTAAGCAGGGGAGATAGCTCGGCGTTGTTTGATTACCCCAATCTTGTCACTTTGAAGATCCAAGATTGTAGTGAACTGCTATATCTGCCTTGGCAGATTGGGAAGCTGCCCCACCTTAAAACGCTAAATATTTCAGGATTGTTGAATATAGAGTATGTGGTGGATGCGTACTCAGAAACACTTGTCTCCGGTGAAGGATCATCCTTCTTTTCAAGCCTCGAAAATCTCAATATTTGTGAGTTGCCTGAGTTAAAAGGGTGGTGGTGTAGATCAGAATCAGGGTTGCTAGTGGTTGACCCTAATGAAGGTGGGAGCAGCGGAGACACACATCTAGAATGGGTATCATCCTGTTTTCCTCTACTAAAGAATCTCACTATAGAATATTGCGAAAAAATGATGCTTGTTCCTTTATGTCCGCGACTCGAATATCTCAAAATACATGATTCCAGGAGACAACTGTTGTGGACAGATATGTGGAGCACAACTCGCCATAAGCCGCCATTGTCGCGGTCATATCCCAAATTGAAGACACTGGAAATCAACAACTTGGAGTGGCTCAAATCAATGCCAGTCGAGTACTCTCAGTTTCTTGTAGAGATATATATAAAGGGTGAGGAGAGACAGGAGAGCTTGGGAGAAGTAAAGGACTTTTTTCCAGCCTGTTTATTGTCTTCCCTGCGAACTCTACGCATTGCAAATTGCCCTCAACTTAAGAGCGTGGGAGGATGGTTGGAGCATCTTTCTGCCTTGGAGCATTTGTATATACAAGAGTGTCCAAATATGGTGTTGGGTGGAATATCATGGTGTAACCTTGCTGCTACCCTTCAATCCTTGGTTTTGAGGGGATTtaaagagatggaggaattgCCAGAGGGGATGCTGTACTGCACTTCCCTCCGATCTGTTTTAATTTTGGATTGGCCCAAACTGGAATCTCTGCCGAAATGGATGCCCAAACTCACCTCTCTCCAGGCACTCGAGCTTGCACTGTGTTCCGAGAGGCTCGAGGAGAGATGCCAACAACCGAATGGGGAGGACTGGCCCCTCATCCAACACATCTCATCACTTGAAGTCTGGTAG
- the LOC141610984 gene encoding disease resistance protein RGA2-like isoform X1, whose amino-acid sequence MEMEICSVHTTKTRKEIICILNAVNPIQIISELQSVCSISNYKSQLDDLQNTVETVRAVLMDADAKQDSLNFQEMNYVKELKDTVYDADDVLDEFLTLAKRNQLRSNKVKSLFSRFKLLTHKLSSKVTTVNDKLNKIASKSDKFSFKVDYKPLKFAKEETSSFMCDKIIGREEDVEKIIGVLLGSHNVDHSHVSLLAIVGMGGLGKTALAQLVYNDPRISDAFDLKRWTCISDQDQQQWSLKGLLGKVVEGSSIDDKTSLEKIHHEVRKQLGEKKYLLVLDDVWTESYHQWQQFEGNLRVGGRGSWIIVTTHSKTTAQMIAGNQVHELHGLAELESWHLFERMAFQAEERDYELVKLGKEIVKQCTNVPLAIRVVGSLLCGQSLSKWLSFHDKGLDCLSESDDTMTHILKLSYDHLNPFLKACFAYCAIFPKDWVINKKMLIRLWMAQGYINLENLGEEYFRILLQRCFFQDILEDKFGGIESFKIHDLLHDIAEKVAGEEICRFIFDTSNVGKRVRHLSFVSNPHAHHIFNNNHIRTCLQIEGTIDQLLASLSILKWACLRSLDLSNSQAESLPESIGQLLHMRSLDLSFCSYLTVLPKSITKLVNLQTLNLYSCGSLKLLPYDVSKLVDLSTLDIARCNELSCMPAGIGMLTFLQTLCQFVVSCSTSKQCFKGLEDLKHLNKLKGRLKIQIAVLKNAKFLKEEHGGGAYLRNKEHLHTVVINFRRGVEYGSKESEQALLEEMQPHPDVKALKLKGYDGETILRWLSRGDSSALFDYPNLVTLKIQDCSELLYLPWQIGKLPHLKTLNISGLLNIEYVVDAYSETLVSGEGSSFFSSLENLNICELPELKGWWCRSESGLLVVDPNEGGSSGDTHLEWVSSCFPLLKNLTIEYCEKMMLVPLCPRLEYLKIHDSRRQLLWTDMWSTTRHKPPLSRSYPKLKTLEINNLEWLKSMPVEYSQFLVEIYIKGEERQESLGEVKDFFPACLLSSLRTLRIANCPQLKSVGGWLEHLSALEHLYIQECPNMVLGGISWCNLAATLQSLVLRGFKEMEELPEGMLYCTSLRSVLILDWPKLESLPKWMPKLTSLQALELALCSERLEERCQQPNGEDWPLIQHISSLEVW is encoded by the exons ATGGAGATGGAAATTTGCTCTGTTCATACCACAAAAACAAGGAAAGAGATCATATGCATTTTAAACGCAGTAAATCCAATTCAGATAATTAGTGAG CTGCAGTCGGTGTGCTCCATTTCTAATTACAAATCCCAGCTTGATGACCTCCAAAATACTGTCGAAACCGTCAGAGCTGTTCTTATGGACGCTGATGCCAAGCAAGACTCGTTAAATTTTCAGGAGATGAATTACGTCAAAGAGCTCAAAGATACTGTTTACGACGCTGACGATGTACTAGATGAGTTCCTAACCCTTGCCAAGCGGAATCAACTCAGAAGCAACAAGGTGAAATCCCTTTTTTCTCGGTTTAAGCTACTTACTCACAAACTCTCTAGTAAAGTCACAACGGTTAACGATAAGTTGAACAAAATTGCCAGTAAGAGTGATAAGTTTAGTTTTAAGGTTGACTATAAGCCTCTAAAATTTGCAAAAGAGGAGACTTCTTCTTTTATGTGTGATAAAATCATCGGGAGGGAGGAAGATGTGGAGAAGATTATAGGTGTGTTGTTGGGTTCTCATAATGTTGATCACTCACATGTTTCGCTACTTGCCATTGTGGGAATGGGAGGTTTAGGGAAAACCGCTCTTGCCCAACTTGTGTATAACGACCCTAGGATCAGTGATGCGTTTGACCTGAAGAGGTGGACTTGCATTTCTGATCAAGATCAACAACAGTGGAGCTTGAAAGGGCTTTTAGGGAAGGTGGTGGAAGGATCATCCATTGATGATAAAACGTCTTTAGAGAAGATACATCATGAAGTTAGGAAGCAACTTGGAGAGAAAAAATATTTGCTCGTGTTAGATGATGTGTGGACTGAAAGTTATCATCAATGGCAGCAGTTTGAAGGGAATTTGAGGGTAGGAGGAAGGGGGAGTTGGATAATTGTCACTACGCACTCGAAAACAACTGCCCAAATGATTGCAGGAAATCAAGTGCATGAGTTGCATGGTTTGGCAGAACTGGAGTCGTGGCATTTGTTTGAAAGGATGGCGTTTCAAGCAGAAGAAAGAGATTATGAGTTAGTTAAACTTGGCAAAGAGATTGTTAAACAATGCACAAATGTACCCCTTGCTATTAGAGTAGTAGGAAGTCTTTTGTGTGGTCAATCCTTGTCTAAGTGGTTATCATTTCATGACAAAGGGTTAGACTGTCTTAGTGAAAGTGATGATACCATGACCCACATATTGAAGTTAAGTTACGATCATCTTAACCCTTTCTTGAAGGCTTGTTTTGCATATTGTGCTATTTTTCCTAAAGATTGGGTGATTAATAAGAAAATGTTGATTCGGCTTTGGATGGCACAAGGCTACATTAACTTGGAGAATTTGGGCGAAGAATACTTTCGTATATTGCTTCAAAGGTGTTTTTTCCAAGATATATTAGAGGATAAATTTGGGGGCATTGAGTCGTTTAAAATACATGATCTCTTGCATGATATTGCTGAAAAAGTAGCGGGGGAAGAGATTTGTAGGTTCATTTTTGACACTTCTAATGTGGGGAAAAGAGTTCGCCATCTGTCTTTTGTGAGTAACCCTCATGCGCATCATATCTTCAATAATAATCATATTCGTACATGCCTTCAAATTGAGGGTACAATAGACCAGTTACTTGCAAGTTTATCAATACTGAAATGGGCATGCTTAAGGTCATTAGATTTAAGTAATTCACAAGCCGAAAGTTTACCAGAATCAATAGGTCAACTGTTACATATGAGGAGTTTAGATCTCTCATTCTGTAGCTATCTAACAGTTCTTCCCAAGTCTATAACAAAGCTAGTAAATCTACAAACTTTAAATTTATATTCATGCGGTAGTTTAAAACTCCTCCCATATGATGTGAGCAAGCTAGTTGATCTAAGCACCTTGGATATAGCTCGCTGTAATGAGCTGAGTTGTATGCCGGCAGGCATAGGTATGTTGACCTTTCTGCAAACTCTATGCCAATTTGTGGTTTCATGTTCAACTTCAAAGCAATGTTTTAAAGGGTTGGAAGACCTAAAACACCTGAATAAATTAAAAGGGAGATTGAAGATTCAAATAGCGGTACTTAAAAATGCAAAATTTCTGAAGGAAGAACATGGTGGGGGAGCCTATTTAAGGAATAAGGAACATCTACATACGGTTGTTATTAATTTTAGACGTGGAGTGGAGTATGGAAGCAAGGAGTCTGAGCAAGCATTGCTGGAAGAGATGCAGCCTCATCCTGATGTCAAGGCGTTAAAGCTGAAGGGGTATGACGGTGAGACAATACTGAGGTGGCTAAGCAGGGGAGATAGCTCGGCGTTGTTTGATTACCCCAATCTTGTCACTTTGAAGATCCAAGATTGTAGTGAACTGCTATATCTGCCTTGGCAGATTGGGAAGCTGCCCCACCTTAAAACGCTAAATATTTCAGGATTGTTGAATATAGAGTATGTGGTGGATGCGTACTCAGAAACACTTGTCTCCGGTGAAGGATCATCCTTCTTTTCAAGCCTCGAAAATCTCAATATTTGTGAGTTGCCTGAGTTAAAAGGGTGGTGGTGTAGATCAGAATCAGGGTTGCTAGTGGTTGACCCTAATGAAGGTGGGAGCAGCGGAGACACACATCTAGAATGGGTATCATCCTGTTTTCCTCTACTAAAGAATCTCACTATAGAATATTGCGAAAAAATGATGCTTGTTCCTTTATGTCCGCGACTCGAATATCTCAAAATACATGATTCCAGGAGACAACTGTTGTGGACAGATATGTGGAGCACAACTCGCCATAAGCCGCCATTGTCGCGGTCATATCCCAAATTGAAGACACTGGAAATCAACAACTTGGAGTGGCTCAAATCAATGCCAGTCGAGTACTCTCAGTTTCTTGTAGAGATATATATAAAGGGTGAGGAGAGACAGGAGAGCTTGGGAGAAGTAAAGGACTTTTTTCCAGCCTGTTTATTGTCTTCCCTGCGAACTCTACGCATTGCAAATTGCCCTCAACTTAAGAGCGTGGGAGGATGGTTGGAGCATCTTTCTGCCTTGGAGCATTTGTATATACAAGAGTGTCCAAATATGGTGTTGGGTGGAATATCATGGTGTAACCTTGCTGCTACCCTTCAATCCTTGGTTTTGAGGGGATTtaaagagatggaggaattgCCAGAGGGGATGCTGTACTGCACTTCCCTCCGATCTGTTTTAATTTTGGATTGGCCCAAACTGGAATCTCTGCCGAAATGGATGCCCAAACTCACCTCTCTCCAGGCACTCGAGCTTGCACTGTGTTCCGAGAGGCTCGAGGAGAGATGCCAACAACCGAATGGGGAGGACTGGCCCCTCATCCAACACATCTCATCACTTGAAGTCTGGTAG